The genomic DNA GTGACCTGAACTTTCCAGACGCTACGAGATCATACATAGTTGCGTCCAGATCTTGGGCAGTATTTATAATAGAATCGATCATCTGCAACATGTGTTGGTTCATATGGGATAACGCTTTAGATGTTGGTTCAGTTGAAATGAGATGTGGTGGTTTGTCTGCTGCGTCTAAGAGCTTATATTCACCGTCAGTCTGCCCACTTAGAATGAGATTGTTCACGTAGTCATATACAGATTCGTTAATCGAGTTGCTGACATTATTAGCACCGGTATCACTGTTGTCATTATCATGACTCTCATTACTATGATCACAATTGCTATCAGTCCTAGTATTCAATGTGAGCTTCCCTttatgctgctgcttctgactTGGATTCAAAGGACCCATTCGAGAATCCAGATAGTCGATACTCATGCTAGAAGATACTTTGGTCTGTAACGTCCTGACATAGTCCCGTTTGTATTTCTCGAAGCATAGTTGAACGAGGTCAAGGTTATCGTCGTTGGCGAATTTATCAGATTGGGTGTTGATGTATTCTTGGATAGCCTCCAGACTAGTGGCCATATTCTTATCATGAAAGTTGCCTCTTAGCAGTGTCGATAGAGTATCGTACTCTTCGCAGTGTTTTCTAATCGATTGTACTAGTTCGTCGGAGATGAGATTCGACAATGATGGCACATGTCCGGAATGCAGAAGTGAAATACAGACCCATTTTGCGTATGAAGCGATCCGTAGATCACACTGAATTCGATTTAAATCGCTTGATATACGCTCATCTACTGTGGGAACATTCAATACCACAGTTAGGTATTGAGCAGCTTGGAAATACCGTTTCTCGGCTATTAGAACAATTGACGAATAGTAGTGGAAAAAGAGTACATCAATCTGAGAAATCGGGTAGTCTTTGGCTGGTCTAACATACCTGTTTGTAGGAGCAAGCATATCTTTggcaaaaatatatctctTTGATATCACAGACCAGTATGCCAAACTGCTGTGGAGTCTGGAGAGCTCGAGTGGTCTCTGATCGCTCTCTCCACGTACTTCATGATTCAGTTTTCCCACACCTCTTCGTAGTCCAGTAGCAATACCTATGGCATATGGTGGGCTGATATATTCAGAAGACCCTGTGGAGTCTATTCTCTCAAGAAGCTCTGCCAAAGCGAATCCTGCTAATCGAGCATGATCTGCTCGGAACGACGTCATAAACTGTCGAAACAGCTGTACAAACCGCCAGCTTAGTGATTCATTTTCCAAAACAGCCCAAAGAGCAAATATCCAAGGAACCGTATAGGTAGATACTGGTGTATTAACGATGGCTTCGATAATTTCTGGTTGGAGTTTCTCAAATCTTTGTCGGCTGCTCATAAACACAGGCACAACTGTAGAAGCAACAAATGTGAGATCATTTTCCTTGGCACGCAGCTGATTAACCACATCGAGCACGTCACTCGAGCTGTCCCCTGTCATTTTTTGACCACTCAATGGCACCGTATTCTTCTGACCAGCAAATAATTAAattcatcaacatcaacaagtTCATATTCCTATTAATGGTGGGTGTGCCGCTGGCGCGCTTAATTTGCATGAAGTTATGGAGTGGATAATCACTAACCACACAACGATCTACTCTACACTATCATCTGTTGATATATTGATAATCAACGCAGTTCCGGTCCGGCCATGTATTGGTGGGTGAATGGTTTTAACTTTCACGTCAAGGACGCCGAACAGCTATGTCGCTGCGGCAAGTAGTGTATATCTCTTATATCATGAACGAGTCTTCACTCGTACAATAGGCACGAAAAGACCTAGGTGACAAACTCCCCAGCTTCAATAACCATAGAGTATTTGGAACTAAACAAGGGATTAAACATGTCACGCAATATCTATCAGCCTGGCTGAAGATCAAGGATAATGCACGGTTGAGTTAAAGAGTGATTATTTGGCGGTATTTCTCAGATGTTTACCAACTCCCAAAGTACGAGTTCTCGGGATAATTCATTCAATTCGACAGCAAAcaaatgataatattaaagaATGTGATAGTAAAAATGTACTAGTATCGCTGGTTTAAGCCTACACAAGACAATAAATGAATATCGAACCATCAGACATCTGCTAGAAATGTTAGAAGTTTTATATCACAGTCAAAAGCTTCATATAATTGAAGAATCAAAAGTAGAGGGAACCGAAAGTGTCAAGATCAGTCCTATCTCATCTGCTACACTTTTATTTAGTATAAATTAAGATACATAGCAACAACGAGTCTTATCTCACAGCTTAAGACgagatttttgttttgactGGCCCAACCCAAAGGCCAAATTTTCAACAAATGGTTTCTGCATAGATTAAGCTAGCATTCCGTCCTAATTTGATATAAGCTTTGCATATACATGCTGCTAAACCGTTGATCCTAACTATCATGCATAAATTTATGCATGTATCATAGCACCATGGCACTATGGAGAGCTCCACCAGCTAATCATTTGAAAGAATACTTTCTATTTCACTTACCTTTAGTTAACCATTAAACATCAGGCAGATTCGATTCTGCTTCGCAATGCCAAGACCTCTCCTCCTTGGCTCAACCTCTCGTTTCTCTTAAATACTTGTCTAAAGCCGGACGAAGGGTTCAGAATGAAGAAACAGAGTTTCAGAGGCAACGGGTGGAATATTTTTTACCATGTACATCTAAAAATTTCTGGGATGCTTACAAGGGGCTGTGACTAACTTATAAAGcagaaaaacaaagaaaaaaacaagaaacagACATACTGGACTGTTTCAAGTGTTAGAATGGAAGGAGCCTCCTGATAAGAGGAAAGATCACACGCGACCAATTGAGCGAAAAAGATAAAGATTTAATATCATCTGGCTGATAAGGCTAATATTCAATTCCGAAAACTTATATGGACCTGAAACAAATATTTATTGGCTGGAGATAACAAAATTAGCCGCTTCTGACCCATCCAGAGCCACTCTCAAACACATTCACATCAAACTCCGAAATTTTTCAACTCCGATACCCCGATGCTGGACTCGAacgaagcgagaggagtcAAGGGGTCTGTGGCAGATCCCCAGCCCGCCGGGAGGCATTCAGACCGCCTGAAGTTAGTCCCTGCAGAAACCTGCATGCATGAGCcatagaaaaaaataaccgCGCACGCAGTGCACGTGACTCACATGGAAAGAAGCCGAAGGAGCATTGCGtcatttgaaatttcagattAGGAGTATTTAAGCAGAGCTCTTGCTTAGCAGCATAATCAGTCAGTCAGCTCGTCGGAGAACATCAAAGGTTCATTGCACCGGTCCAACCGCcaaaaatttaaaaacaaaaacaaaaaaagacacCACACAAAATGGCAGAGAATCTTGCCAAATCTGCTCGCAAGGCGTCTAATATCCTAAAGACGTTGTCAAATGATAAGAGGACGTCGGCTCTAAAAGTGATTCATGATTCGTTGCGCGATTCCAAAGATGAAATCATCGAGGCAAATAAGCTAGACTTGAAACTGGCGGAAGAAGCTGATTTGCCAGATTCGTTGATCCGTCGATTGGATCTTGCCAAGGGCGATAAATATGATTCTATGTTACAAGGAATTCttgatgttgctgcttTAGAAGACCCCGTCGGTCGGATCTCGCTGTCTCGTCATTTGGATGATGGTCTTGATTTGTACAGAGTATCGTGTCCAGTTGGAGTTCTTTTGGTTATTTTTGAAGCTCGTCCTGAAGTTATCGCTAATATCACGGCCTTGGCCATCAAGTCTGGTAATGCCGCTATTCTCAAAGGTGGTAAAGAGTCACTTCATACATTTTCAGCCATGGCTACTGCAGTTAAGAAAGCTCTGGCTAAAACAAGCATTCCTCCCGATGCTATTCATTTGGTCAGTACTCGTGAACAGGTTGGTGAGCTGCTACACCAggataaatatatagatCTTGTGATTCCTCGAGGCAGTAATGAGCTGGTTCGTCAGATCAAGGCCAGTACGCGGATTGCTGTATTAGGACACGCTGACGGAATCTGTTCGATTTACGTACacgatgatgctgatggtgaGATGGCTGGCAAAATCATTGTCGACTCGAAAGTGAACTATCCTGCTGGTTGTAATGCTGTTGAGACCGTACTCATCAACAAGAACCTTCTATCGACCAGCAACCCAGCTGGACAGGCCAAGGTCACCTCTATTATAGAACAACTAGTGGATGCCAAAGTCAAGGTGAAAATCGCTCCAGAAATCGAGGCCTTTTTGACCTCTGGAGACAACTCGTCGCCCTCTACAATTGCTATCCCATGTCCTCAAATCGAGCCTGCCACCGAAGCCGACTTTGATCGCGAGTTCCTTTCTCTGACCATTGCCATCAAATCAATAACTGATATCGACGAGGCAATCGCACATATCAACGAGCACGGATCGCACCATACCGATGCCATCATCACTGCCTCCAAGGATAAGGCCGAGAAGTTCTTGAAGGGAGttgattctgctggtgtCTTCTGGAACGCCAGTACACGATTCGCCGACGGATTCCGATTCGGTTTCGGCACCGAAGTCGGCGTCTCGACCAACAAACTGCATGCCAGAGGCCCCGTTGGCCTCGAGGGCCTCATGTCCTACCAATACCAGATCAAGGGCTCAGGCCAAATCGTCGGCGACTACGCGGGCTCCGGTGGCTCAAAACGCTATCTCCACCAGGACTTCACTGTAGATAACAATTAATCACTTTTTTGATAAGGTGACtctgtgcctccggcggctggggctccgccccagaccccactgctcctcttgctccgctcgagtcgttgc from Sugiyamaella lignohabitans strain CBS 10342 chromosome D, complete sequence includes the following:
- the PRO2 gene encoding glutamate-5-semialdehyde dehydrogenase (Gamma-glutamyl phosphate reductase; catalyzes the second step in proline biosynthesis; GO_component: GO:0005737 - cytoplasm [Evidence IDA] [PMID 11914276]; GO_component: GO:0005737 - cytoplasm [Evidence IDA] [PMID 14562095]; GO_component: GO:0005634 - nucleus [Evidence IDA] [PMID 14562095]; GO_function: GO:0050661 - NADP binding [Evidence IEA]; GO_function: GO:0004350 - glutamate-5-semialdehyde dehydrogenase activity [Evidence IEA,IEA]; GO_function: GO:0004350 - glutamate-5-semialdehyde dehydrogenase activity [Evidence IDA] [PMID 12513997]; GO_function: GO:0004350 - glutamate-5-semialdehyde dehydrogenase activity [Evidence IGI] [PMID 2824433]; GO_function: GO:0016491 - oxidoreductase activity [Evidence IEA,IEA]; GO_function: GO:0016620 - oxidoreductase activity, acting on the aldehyde or oxo group of donors, NAD or NADP as acceptor [Evidence IEA]; GO_process: GO:0055129 - L-proline biosynthetic process [Evidence IEA]; GO_process: GO:0008652 - cellular amino acid biosynthetic process [Evidence IEA]; GO_process: GO:0008152 - metabolic process [Evidence IEA]; GO_process: GO:0055114 - oxidation-reduction process [Evidence IEA,IEA]; GO_process: GO:0006561 - proline biosynthetic process [Evidence IEA,IEA]; GO_process: GO:0006561 - proline biosynthetic process [Evidence TAS] [PMID 11084050]; GO_process: GO:0006561 - proline biosynthetic process [Evidence IDA] [PMID 12513997]) is translated as MAENLAKSARKASNILKTLSNDKRTSALKVIHDSLRDSKDEIIEANKLDLKLAEEADLPDSLIRRLDLAKGDKYDSMLQGILDVAALEDPVGRISLSRHLDDGLDLYRVSCPVGVLLVIFEARPEVIANITALAIKSGNAAILKGGKESLHTFSAMATAVKKALAKTSIPPDAIHLVSTREQVGELLHQDKYIDLVIPRGSNELVRQIKASTRIAVLGHADGICSIYVHDDADGEMAGKIIVDSKVNYPAGCNAVETVLINKNLLSTSNPAGQAKVTSIIEQLVDAKVKVKIAPEIEAFLTSGDNSSPSTIAIPCPQIEPATEADFDREFLSLTIAIKSITDIDEAIAHINEHGSHHTDAIITASKDKAEKFLKGVDSAGVFWNASTRFADGFRFGFGTEVGVSTNKLHARGPVGLEGLMSYQYQIKGSGQIVGDYAGSGGSKRYLHQDFTVDNN